One part of the Edaphobacter acidisoli genome encodes these proteins:
- a CDS encoding M13 family metallopeptidase: MMGRLGRVQVAGVLALALAGAGSVALAQQTKTDQSTPEKKYLPIPGFDKTSIDASANPCDDFYKFACGKFAANHPIPADQPEVDQFYALFNVNTQELNGILKKAEEGGSERSADEQKIGDYYKACMNTDAIEAKGMEPVEPLLKEIDGVTDRAQLPALIGKLQRMGVDVFFGYGEQQDLKDATKQIAFVQQAGLGLPEKDYYLRTGAKDIQLRKDYVTHVTKMLELSGIDADTAQKDADAMMTLETNLANASMGVVEMRDPEKTYHMQTISTFEGNLPGINFGEYQEALHSPHVSELNNSTPDFFPAMVKQIETTDLATLKAYMRYHVLTAFAGRLPKKFDQENFDFYGRKLYGQPEQAPRWKRCSNSVNAALGEALGKVYVDEYFPPTSKEKTLQMVHDIEAAMDRDIDSLEWMSEPTKVRAKEKLHMVADKIGYPDKWRDYSKLEVKADDALGNSERANAFENDRELNKIGKPVDRGEWQMSPPTVNAYYDPSMNDINFPAGILQPAFYDKTQDDAVNYGHIGAIIGHELTHGFDDEGRKFDGHGNLDNWWTPDDLKKFEAKTDCLVNEYGGFTAVDDVKVNGKLTLGENTADNGGLVLAFMAYMERAKKEGVDLTAKTDGYTPAQQFYIAYAQNWCENSRPEMVREQVLTDPHSPDHFRANGAIVNQPGFAAAFGCKVGTPMVPVNSCRVW, from the coding sequence ATGATGGGACGATTGGGGAGGGTTCAGGTGGCTGGCGTTTTGGCGCTGGCTTTGGCAGGTGCTGGAAGCGTGGCTTTGGCGCAGCAGACGAAGACGGACCAGAGCACGCCGGAGAAGAAGTATCTGCCGATTCCGGGGTTCGATAAGACTTCGATCGACGCGAGCGCGAATCCTTGTGATGACTTCTACAAGTTTGCGTGCGGGAAGTTTGCGGCGAACCATCCGATCCCGGCCGACCAGCCGGAGGTGGACCAGTTCTATGCGCTGTTCAATGTGAATACGCAGGAGCTGAATGGGATTTTGAAGAAGGCCGAAGAGGGTGGCTCGGAGCGGTCGGCTGATGAACAGAAGATTGGCGACTACTACAAGGCTTGCATGAACACGGACGCGATTGAGGCCAAGGGGATGGAGCCGGTTGAGCCGCTGCTGAAGGAGATTGACGGCGTGACGGACCGGGCACAGTTGCCGGCGCTGATCGGCAAGCTGCAGCGGATGGGCGTGGATGTGTTCTTTGGCTATGGCGAGCAGCAGGACCTGAAGGATGCGACGAAGCAGATTGCGTTTGTGCAGCAGGCGGGGTTGGGGCTGCCGGAGAAGGACTACTACCTGCGGACAGGCGCGAAGGACATTCAACTGCGCAAGGATTATGTGACGCACGTGACGAAGATGCTGGAGCTGAGCGGCATTGATGCCGACACGGCGCAGAAGGATGCGGACGCGATGATGACGCTGGAGACGAACCTGGCGAATGCTTCGATGGGTGTGGTGGAGATGCGTGACCCGGAGAAGACGTACCACATGCAGACGATCTCGACGTTTGAGGGAAATCTGCCGGGGATTAATTTTGGGGAGTATCAGGAGGCGTTGCATTCGCCGCATGTATCGGAGCTGAACAACTCGACACCGGATTTCTTTCCTGCGATGGTGAAGCAGATCGAGACGACCGACCTGGCGACGCTGAAGGCTTATATGCGGTATCACGTGCTGACGGCGTTTGCGGGACGGTTGCCGAAGAAGTTTGATCAGGAGAACTTCGACTTCTATGGGCGCAAGCTGTATGGGCAGCCGGAGCAGGCTCCGCGATGGAAGCGGTGCTCGAACTCGGTGAACGCCGCGCTGGGCGAGGCGTTGGGCAAGGTTTATGTCGATGAATACTTCCCGCCGACGAGCAAGGAAAAGACGCTGCAGATGGTGCATGATATCGAGGCGGCGATGGACCGCGATATCGACTCGCTGGAGTGGATGTCGGAGCCGACGAAGGTGCGGGCGAAAGAGAAGCTGCACATGGTGGCGGATAAGATCGGGTATCCGGACAAGTGGCGCGATTATTCGAAGCTGGAGGTGAAGGCGGATGATGCGCTGGGGAACTCCGAGCGGGCGAATGCGTTTGAGAATGATCGCGAGCTGAACAAGATTGGCAAGCCGGTGGACCGTGGGGAGTGGCAGATGTCTCCGCCGACGGTGAATGCGTACTACGATCCGAGCATGAACGATATCAACTTCCCGGCGGGGATTCTGCAGCCTGCGTTCTATGACAAGACGCAGGACGATGCGGTGAACTATGGACACATCGGCGCCATCATTGGGCATGAGCTGACGCATGGCTTCGATGACGAAGGGCGCAAGTTTGATGGGCATGGGAACCTGGACAACTGGTGGACTCCGGATGATCTGAAGAAGTTTGAAGCGAAGACGGATTGCCTGGTGAATGAGTATGGCGGCTTCACCGCTGTGGACGATGTGAAGGTAAATGGCAAGCTGACGCTGGGCGAGAACACTGCCGATAACGGCGGCCTAGTGCTGGCCTTTATGGCGTACATGGAGCGCGCGAAGAAGGAAGGTGTCGACCTGACGGCGAAGACGGATGGTTACACGCCGGCGCAGCAGTTCTATATTGCGTATGCGCAGAACTGGTGCGAGAACTCGCGTCCGGAGATGGTGCGCGAACAGGTGCTGACTGATCCGCACTCGCCAGACCACTTCAGGGCGAATGGCGCAATTGTGAATCAGCCGGGGTTTGCGGCGGCGTTTGGATGCAAGGTGGGTACGCCGATGGTCCCGGTGAATAGCTGCCGAGTGTGGTAG
- a CDS encoding DMT family transporter, with protein sequence MVLLRRGRAMGFAACAAASSLWGCGFFFGKIALREMGVGHMVLYRFLFAVVALLPLLATHKPGLNRREWGVLAIAAFLGIPLQFLLQFYGLSLTTVSHASLMVGTMPVILAVGAAAYAHERMDGVGWVALVVSTCGAGLIALGKHGNSGSSMGGDLLVVLSLGVALFWILLNKQLMERHSAAVVTAYGILLGTLMLVVWVVLKDGLPPVHGISLKAWLALAASGFLCTSTTTLLWNWGLTQVPASQAGVLLNMEPLIGSLLGVFVLGERLGPTAWVGGALILGAAVTLTTRSKTRVREQMPVT encoded by the coding sequence ATGGTGCTGTTGCGGCGAGGGCGGGCGATGGGGTTTGCGGCTTGTGCTGCGGCGAGCTCGCTTTGGGGGTGCGGATTTTTCTTTGGCAAGATTGCTCTGCGCGAGATGGGCGTGGGGCACATGGTGTTGTACCGCTTTCTGTTTGCGGTGGTGGCGCTGTTGCCGTTGCTGGCTACGCATAAGCCGGGGCTGAATCGGCGCGAGTGGGGTGTGCTGGCGATTGCGGCGTTTCTAGGGATTCCATTGCAGTTTCTGTTGCAGTTCTATGGGCTGTCGCTGACGACGGTGAGCCATGCGTCGCTGATGGTGGGTACGATGCCGGTGATTCTGGCTGTAGGCGCGGCTGCGTATGCGCATGAACGGATGGATGGGGTGGGCTGGGTTGCGCTGGTGGTTTCGACCTGTGGCGCGGGGTTGATTGCGCTTGGCAAGCATGGCAACTCGGGCTCGTCGATGGGCGGCGATCTGCTGGTGGTGTTGTCGCTGGGGGTGGCGTTGTTTTGGATTCTGCTGAATAAGCAGTTGATGGAGCGGCACTCGGCGGCGGTGGTGACGGCGTATGGGATTCTGCTGGGGACGCTGATGCTGGTGGTGTGGGTGGTGCTGAAGGATGGGCTGCCGCCGGTGCATGGGATTTCGTTGAAGGCTTGGCTGGCGCTGGCGGCGAGTGGGTTTTTGTGCACGTCGACGACGACGCTGCTTTGGAACTGGGGGCTGACGCAGGTTCCTGCTTCGCAGGCGGGAGTGCTGTTGAATATGGAGCCGCTGATTGGGAGTCTGCTGGGCGTGTTTGTGCTGGGTGAGCGGCTGGGGCCGACGGCGTGGGTTGGCGGGGCACTGATTCTAGGAGCGGCGGTGACGCTGACGACGCGGTCGAAGACGAGAGTGCGTGAGCAGATGCCGGTGACGTAG
- a CDS encoding MATE family efflux transporter, with translation MHIRNQIRPMLALALPLIAAELGWMSMGIVDTIMIGHTAHAAVNIAAASLGQVLYNTLAFGIAGVLLSLDTFVSQSHGAGRYDEANRWLYHGLILAAALAATLVALIAAAPFAMLRMPINREVLTGSVAFLHALNWGTPTLFLYFAIRRYLQAFNHVRPIAAALITANLLNFAGDWLLIYGHNLGTIHIPALGIYGAGLATSISRAYLALFLVAAIWRVERKHNYGLRSMLRHIETARLRSLALLGAPAGGQIFVEIAIFGTVTFLIGTMGPLPLAGHEIALNCASFTFMVPFAISAAAAVRVGQAIGRNAPREASAAGWAAIALGAGCMATFALVLFFFAHPIARAFTPDRAVIAAAVPLLIVAAIFQFFDGLQITATGALRGAGNTHAGLIVQIIGYWIIGLPIGYLLAFHLHHGAVGLWLGLCAGLIVAGISLTTTWRYTTRKLLAPHPGLNNVHN, from the coding sequence ATGCACATCCGCAACCAAATCCGTCCCATGCTCGCGCTCGCCCTGCCTCTCATCGCAGCCGAGCTCGGCTGGATGTCGATGGGCATCGTCGACACCATCATGATCGGCCACACCGCGCACGCAGCCGTGAACATCGCCGCCGCATCGCTCGGCCAGGTCCTCTACAACACGCTCGCGTTCGGCATCGCCGGCGTGCTCCTCTCGCTCGACACCTTCGTCTCGCAATCCCACGGGGCAGGCCGCTACGACGAAGCAAACCGCTGGCTCTACCACGGACTCATCCTCGCCGCCGCACTCGCCGCCACGCTCGTGGCGCTCATCGCCGCCGCACCATTCGCCATGCTCCGCATGCCCATCAACCGCGAAGTCCTCACCGGCTCCGTAGCATTCCTCCACGCACTCAACTGGGGCACGCCGACACTCTTTCTCTACTTCGCCATCCGCCGTTACCTGCAAGCCTTCAACCACGTCCGCCCCATCGCCGCCGCGCTCATCACCGCAAACCTGCTGAACTTCGCAGGCGACTGGCTCTTGATTTACGGTCACAACCTCGGCACCATCCACATCCCCGCGCTCGGCATCTACGGAGCAGGCCTCGCTACCTCCATCTCGCGCGCATATCTCGCACTCTTCCTCGTCGCCGCCATCTGGCGCGTCGAGCGCAAGCACAACTACGGCCTCCGCTCGATGCTCCGCCACATCGAAACCGCGCGCCTCCGCAGCCTCGCCCTCCTCGGCGCGCCCGCTGGCGGACAGATCTTCGTCGAGATCGCCATCTTCGGCACCGTCACCTTCCTCATCGGAACCATGGGCCCGCTCCCGCTCGCCGGTCACGAGATCGCCTTGAACTGCGCCAGCTTCACCTTCATGGTTCCCTTCGCCATCTCCGCCGCCGCAGCCGTCCGCGTCGGCCAGGCCATCGGACGCAACGCACCCCGCGAAGCCTCCGCCGCGGGATGGGCCGCCATCGCACTCGGTGCAGGCTGCATGGCCACCTTCGCCCTCGTGCTCTTCTTCTTCGCGCATCCCATCGCCCGCGCATTCACACCAGACCGCGCCGTCATCGCCGCCGCCGTGCCTCTGCTCATCGTCGCCGCCATCTTCCAGTTCTTCGACGGCCTCCAGATCACCGCCACCGGCGCATTGCGCGGCGCAGGCAACACCCACGCAGGCCTCATCGTGCAGATCATCGGCTACTGGATCATCGGCCTTCCCATCGGCTACCTGCTCGCCTTCCATCTCCACCACGGAGCCGTCGGCCTCTGGCTCGGCCTCTGCGCAGGCCTCATCGTCGCAGGCATCTCCCTCACCACCACCTGGCGCTACACAACAAGGAAGCTCCTTGCCCCTCACCCCGGATTGAACAACGTCCACAATTGA
- a CDS encoding HAD-IIB family hydrolase, which translates to MDERVRMIAVDMDGTLVGGDGRVSARTLAALKAAERAGVQVVVATGRRHCYAMKVLRELGLGEDDALISSNGTVTRTIGARLIERNLLPVETARWLLEHVEEFRNALVVTFDKVGEDGEDARGALVVEHLDDLNASIGRWMAANEPYIEHVSPIELALDGDAPIQMMVCGPIERMRRAEARLLEHPAVSAVGAVSEKHAEVQLHRTEYPERDLSIVDILPAGCSKGAALLRLAASRGIRAEAIVAIGDNWNDLSMLEVAGRAVLMGNAPEDLKALARERGWMMTRRHDEDGAAEAIEGLLGTVQER; encoded by the coding sequence ATGGATGAACGGGTGCGGATGATTGCTGTCGATATGGACGGCACGCTGGTGGGCGGCGATGGGCGGGTGAGTGCGCGGACGCTTGCAGCGTTGAAGGCGGCTGAGCGTGCGGGTGTGCAGGTGGTGGTGGCGACGGGGCGGCGGCATTGTTATGCGATGAAGGTGTTGCGCGAGCTTGGGCTGGGTGAGGACGATGCGCTGATTAGTTCAAATGGGACGGTGACGCGGACGATTGGGGCGCGGCTGATTGAGCGGAACCTGTTGCCGGTGGAGACGGCGCGGTGGCTTTTGGAACACGTCGAGGAGTTTCGCAATGCGCTGGTGGTGACGTTCGACAAGGTGGGTGAAGATGGCGAGGATGCGCGCGGTGCGCTGGTGGTGGAGCATCTGGATGATTTGAATGCGAGCATTGGCCGGTGGATGGCGGCGAATGAGCCTTACATCGAGCACGTGTCTCCGATTGAGCTGGCGCTGGATGGCGATGCGCCGATACAGATGATGGTGTGCGGGCCGATTGAGCGGATGAGGAGGGCGGAGGCGCGGCTGCTGGAGCATCCGGCGGTGTCGGCTGTGGGTGCGGTCTCGGAGAAACATGCGGAGGTGCAGTTGCACAGGACGGAGTATCCGGAGCGCGATTTGAGCATTGTGGACATACTGCCTGCGGGGTGCAGCAAGGGCGCGGCGCTGTTGCGGCTGGCGGCGAGCAGGGGAATCCGCGCGGAGGCGATTGTGGCGATTGGCGACAACTGGAACGATCTCTCGATGCTGGAGGTTGCGGGGCGGGCGGTGTTAATGGGGAACGCTCCGGAGGATCTGAAGGCGCTGGCGCGGGAGCGTGGGTGGATGATGACGCGGCGGCATGATGAGGATGGGGCGGCAGAGGCGATTGAGGGGCTGCTGGGTACGGTGCAGGAGCGATGA
- a CDS encoding lytic transglycosylase domain-containing protein, whose translation MRWSAVWLVLAAMCPLAVAMEHVTLTNGQAVDCARHEVVGERVRLYLADAQNGSNYFEVAAGDVVRVETVADPPSLPRAAVAKPAVQTEAAPATLSKAEMHEMLAHAGAAHDIDADLLASVVRAESGGQVRAVSRTGARGLMQLMPGTANEMGVADSFRPDENIAGGTAYLDELLTRYHDNVALALAAYNAGPAAVDKYHGIPPYRETRAYVARVIREFNRRKRMAVVARGQ comes from the coding sequence ATGCGTTGGAGTGCGGTGTGGCTGGTGCTGGCGGCGATGTGTCCGCTGGCTGTGGCCATGGAGCATGTGACGCTGACCAATGGCCAGGCTGTGGATTGTGCGCGGCATGAGGTTGTTGGTGAGCGGGTGCGGCTCTATCTTGCTGATGCGCAGAATGGCTCGAACTACTTTGAAGTTGCGGCGGGAGATGTGGTGCGTGTCGAGACGGTAGCGGATCCTCCGTCTCTTCCGCGAGCTGCTGTGGCGAAGCCTGCTGTGCAGACCGAAGCGGCTCCGGCGACGCTGTCGAAGGCGGAGATGCACGAGATGCTGGCGCATGCGGGTGCGGCGCATGACATTGATGCAGATCTGCTGGCGAGTGTGGTGCGCGCGGAGAGTGGCGGGCAGGTGCGGGCCGTTTCGCGTACGGGAGCGCGTGGGCTGATGCAGTTGATGCCGGGGACGGCGAACGAGATGGGTGTGGCGGATTCGTTTCGACCGGATGAAAATATTGCGGGCGGGACGGCTTATCTGGATGAGCTGCTGACGCGGTATCACGATAATGTGGCGCTGGCGCTGGCGGCTTATAACGCTGGACCTGCGGCGGTGGATAAGTATCACGGCATTCCTCCGTACCGGGAGACGCGGGCGTATGTAGCGCGGGTGATTCGGGAGTTCAACCGGCGCAAGCGGATGGCTGTGGTGGCGCGGGGGCAGTAG